A genomic stretch from Setaria viridis chromosome 1, Setaria_viridis_v4.0, whole genome shotgun sequence includes:
- the LOC117863435 gene encoding protein FERTILITY RESTORER RF2, mitochondrial — translation MSQLGTCLLLGAAIYGTSTRRFGGSQFQQPKVNRISFEQKVSAKTTLRSMRCKATQTQSVQKKSSSATVQRDKKGKVQGPKLDDGSGGFPPFRFGKGGGGGGGGGGGSNYFGRFLLFSCVLLLDYLKEFEKYLLTRKHRGGDDTSNGLLQP, via the exons ATGTCCCAACTTGGAACATGTTTATTGCTTGGAGCTGCAATCTATGGCACTTCAACTAGGAGGTTTGGAG GTTCACAATTTCAGCAACCTAAGGTTAATCGCATCTCATTTGAACAGAAAGTGTCTGCTAAAACAACATTGAGA AGTATGAGGTGTAAAGCTACTCAAACCCAAAGCGTCCAAAAGAAATCTTCAAGTGCAACTGTTCAACGTGATAAGAAAG GGAAAGTTCAAGGGCCAAAGCTGGACGATGGAAGTGGTGGGTTCCCTCCGTTCCGCTTCGGCAAaggtgggggcggtggtggaggtggcgggggtGGCAGCAACTACTTCGGCAGATTCCTGCTCTTCTCCTGTGTGTTGCTCCTGGATTACCTGAAGGAGTTTGAGAAGTACCTGCTTACTCGGAAGCACCGAGGTGGAGACGACACCAGCAACGGGCTGCTACAACCATGA